One segment of Polaribacter huanghezhanensis DNA contains the following:
- a CDS encoding VWA domain-containing protein, with protein sequence MQTTTIIYLLAAILFSVAFSWLLYFYKSKALKKIDYLLFSLRATSIFLLLLLLINPSIARQELTNKKPMLSVLVDNSLSIQHFKSEKVATNFVNQIKNNSQINKKFEVQFFKFGEAISVLDSLSFSAHQTNIYKAISRVEALHKNTIAPVILISDGNQTTGNSYPFISTKKNIFPLIIGDTIAKSDVKIAQINVNKYSYLKNRFPVETRIVYDGIKNVKTQFTIQHRGKIIYRKNVAFSSSKTVETISTTIVSTEEGVQYYKASVAKIESEENVENNSNTFSVEVLNEQTKILLLTSFIHPDLGAIKKAIETNKQRSVTIENIKDFKGKLAEYQLVVLYQPTVQFETVFNSIEKEKANYFVITGENTNWNFLNEMQSNYYKNAINQSEEFGAIFNNGFLTFGQKEIGFESFPPLNNAFGSINMTSKFDALLFQNIAGFQTQTPLLATFENDSQKSAVLFGEGIWKWRAASFINSGSFQDFDKFLANMVQYLASTKKRERLSLKYDALHPANTPIAINAFYVDKNYQFDARAKLNLKLTNTVTNVSQNVPFSLLNNSFEAVLNELPSGDYRFEVTVENQPVRKTGQFKITTYQIEEQFTSANQKELKLLANNTEGKSYFPRNNQQIINDLIADKRYVTTQKSTIIHQQLIDWKLILALSILFFTVEWFIRKYIGKI encoded by the coding sequence TTGCAAACAACTACAATCATATATCTTTTAGCTGCTATCCTTTTTAGTGTAGCCTTTTCTTGGTTGCTGTATTTTTACAAATCAAAAGCATTAAAAAAAATAGATTATCTTTTGTTTTCGTTAAGAGCAACAAGCATTTTTTTATTATTGTTATTGTTGATCAATCCGTCAATAGCGCGACAAGAATTAACAAATAAAAAACCAATGCTATCTGTTTTGGTTGATAATTCTTTATCCATACAACATTTTAAAAGCGAAAAAGTAGCTACCAATTTTGTCAACCAGATAAAGAACAATTCACAAATTAATAAAAAATTTGAGGTACAATTTTTTAAATTTGGAGAAGCAATTAGCGTCTTAGATTCGTTGTCTTTTTCAGCCCATCAAACCAATATTTACAAAGCAATCAGTAGGGTAGAAGCACTACATAAAAACACGATTGCTCCAGTAATTTTAATTTCAGATGGGAACCAAACTACAGGAAATTCGTATCCGTTTATCAGCACAAAAAAGAATATTTTTCCATTGATAATTGGTGATACAATTGCTAAAAGCGATGTTAAAATTGCTCAAATAAACGTAAATAAATACAGTTACTTAAAAAATCGTTTTCCGGTAGAAACCAGAATTGTATACGATGGAATTAAAAACGTAAAAACACAGTTTACAATTCAACACAGAGGGAAAATTATTTACAGAAAAAACGTAGCGTTTTCTTCATCAAAAACGGTTGAAACCATTTCTACTACCATTGTATCAACCGAAGAAGGCGTTCAGTATTACAAAGCCTCTGTTGCAAAGATTGAAAGCGAAGAAAATGTAGAAAACAATTCCAATACCTTTTCTGTAGAAGTTTTAAATGAGCAAACTAAAATCTTGTTGCTGACTTCTTTTATTCATCCAGACCTTGGCGCGATTAAAAAAGCAATTGAAACCAACAAACAACGTTCTGTAACGATTGAAAACATCAAAGATTTTAAAGGTAAATTAGCGGAGTATCAATTGGTTGTGTTGTATCAACCAACAGTGCAATTTGAAACTGTTTTTAATTCGATTGAAAAAGAAAAAGCAAATTATTTTGTGATTACGGGAGAAAATACCAATTGGAATTTCTTGAACGAAATGCAATCGAATTACTATAAAAATGCGATCAACCAGTCAGAAGAATTTGGCGCTATTTTTAACAACGGATTTTTAACGTTCGGACAAAAAGAAATTGGTTTTGAATCTTTTCCGCCTTTAAATAATGCTTTTGGAAGCATTAATATGACATCAAAATTTGATGCCTTATTGTTTCAAAATATTGCAGGCTTTCAAACACAAACGCCCTTATTGGCAACTTTTGAAAATGATTCGCAAAAAAGTGCGGTGTTGTTTGGCGAAGGAATTTGGAAATGGAGAGCAGCAAGTTTTATCAACTCTGGTTCTTTTCAAGATTTTGATAAATTTTTGGCAAATATGGTTCAGTATTTGGCATCGACAAAAAAGCGAGAACGCTTGTCTTTAAAGTATGATGCGTTGCATCCAGCAAATACTCCAATTGCAATAAATGCTTTTTATGTGGATAAAAATTATCAGTTTGATGCAAGAGCAAAACTGAATCTAAAACTCACAAATACTGTAACAAACGTTTCTCAAAATGTTCCTTTTTCTTTGTTAAACAATTCCTTTGAAGCAGTTTTAAACGAGTTGCCTTCTGGAGATTATCGTTTTGAAGTTACGGTGGAAAATCAACCAGTTCGTAAAACAGGACAGTTTAAAATTACAACGTATCAAATTGAAGAACAGTTTACGAGCGCCAATCAAAAGGAATTAAAACTGTTGGCAAATAATACGGAAGGAAAAAGTTATTTTCCTAGAAATAATCAGCAAATAATCAATGATTTAATTGCAGATAAACGGTATGTAACCACTCAAAAAAGTACAATTATACATCAACAATTGATCGACTGGAAATTGATTTTAGCGTTGAGTATTTTGTTTTTTACGGTTGAATGGTTTATCAGAAAATACATTGGTAAAATTTAA
- the fabG gene encoding 3-oxoacyl-[acyl-carrier-protein] reductase produces the protein MKLLENKTAIITGATRGIGRGIAVMFAQQGANVAFTYSSSVDAANALENELKALGVNAKGYQSNAAIFDAAQELAADVLKEFGTIDILVNNAGITKDNLLMRISEADFDKVIEVNLKSVFNLTKAVIRPMMKQRNGSIINMSSVVGLKGNAGQANYAASKAGIVGFSKSVALELGSRNIRSNVIAPGFIETEMTGKLDEATVQGWRDAIPLKRGGTPDDIANACVFLASDMSAYITGQTLSVDGGMS, from the coding sequence ATGAAATTACTAGAAAATAAAACAGCCATAATTACTGGAGCAACAAGAGGAATTGGAAGAGGAATTGCAGTGATGTTTGCACAACAAGGTGCAAATGTGGCATTTACATACAGTTCTTCAGTTGATGCTGCAAACGCATTAGAAAACGAACTAAAAGCATTAGGTGTAAACGCAAAAGGATACCAATCGAATGCTGCTATTTTTGATGCTGCTCAAGAATTGGCTGCTGATGTTTTAAAAGAGTTTGGTACCATCGATATTTTAGTAAACAACGCAGGAATTACAAAAGACAATTTATTAATGCGCATTTCTGAAGCCGATTTTGATAAAGTAATTGAAGTAAACTTAAAATCTGTTTTCAATTTAACCAAAGCGGTAATTCGCCCGATGATGAAACAACGTAACGGTTCAATTATCAATATGAGTTCTGTTGTTGGTTTAAAAGGAAATGCCGGACAAGCAAATTATGCAGCTTCAAAAGCAGGAATAGTTGGATTTTCTAAATCTGTCGCTTTAGAATTGGGCTCTAGAAATATTAGATCTAACGTAATTGCGCCAGGTTTTATTGAAACAGAAATGACAGGAAAATTAGACGAAGCAACGGTGCAAGGTTGGAGAGATGCCATTCCGTTAAAACGTGGTGGAACCCCAGACGACATTGCAAATGCGTGCGTATTTTTAGCTTCAGATATGAGTGCTTATATTACCGGACAAACATTATCTGTTGATGGCGGAATGAGCTAA
- a CDS encoding COX15/CtaA family protein — translation MKAKKTKYLTTWLYSGLVLIAFMVIIGGITRLTQSGLSIVEWKPIHGVIPPLNDAEWQEEFAKYQQFPEYQKINKGMELSEFKMIFFWEYLHRLLGRLIGLVFIFPFVFFWMKKWFNQKQKKQLLLLLFLGGFQGFLGWFMVKSGLIDRPHVSHFRLAIHLLTAFGLMCYIYWLIMSFNAVPKKENTKIHKLSKWFIVVLITQIIYGAFVAGLKAGYFLDTNDTIIKQIAGYNFRNTNDFSLLYNALDIQAFHRIFAWVVFIVALIIYKKSRNTNLKGTSTLLLGLVLVQISLGIATLLLRVHLHTAVTHQLVAILVLLTGVRLFYLSGKLKA, via the coding sequence ATGAAAGCGAAAAAAACAAAATACCTTACTACTTGGTTGTATAGTGGTTTGGTTTTAATTGCCTTTATGGTAATTATTGGCGGCATAACTCGTTTAACGCAATCGGGTTTATCTATTGTAGAATGGAAACCTATTCATGGAGTAATTCCTCCTTTAAATGATGCTGAATGGCAAGAAGAATTTGCTAAATACCAGCAATTTCCAGAATATCAGAAGATTAATAAAGGCATGGAATTGTCTGAGTTTAAGATGATTTTCTTTTGGGAATATTTACACCGATTGTTAGGAAGGTTAATCGGATTGGTATTTATCTTTCCGTTTGTGTTTTTTTGGATGAAAAAATGGTTCAATCAGAAGCAGAAAAAACAATTGTTACTGCTCCTTTTTCTTGGCGGATTTCAAGGTTTTTTAGGATGGTTTATGGTAAAAAGTGGTTTGATTGATAGACCACATGTGAGTCATTTTAGATTGGCAATTCACTTACTCACTGCATTTGGCTTGATGTGCTATATTTATTGGTTGATAATGAGTTTTAATGCTGTACCCAAAAAAGAAAATACCAAAATACATAAATTAAGTAAATGGTTTATTGTTGTGTTGATTACACAAATTATTTACGGAGCATTTGTTGCTGGATTAAAAGCAGGCTATTTTTTAGATACTAATGACACTATTATCAAACAAATTGCTGGTTATAACTTTAGAAATACCAATGATTTCAGTTTGCTTTACAATGCGTTAGATATTCAAGCATTTCATAGAATTTTTGCTTGGGTCGTTTTTATTGTAGCACTAATTATCTATAAAAAATCTCGAAACACTAACTTAAAAGGAACTAGCACGCTTCTGCTTGGGTTGGTTTTAGTTCAAATATCTTTAGGAATCGCAACGTTGTTATTACGAGTTCATTTGCATACTGCTGTTACACATCAGTTGGTTGCAATTCTTGTATTACTTACAGGTGTTCGCCTCTTTTATCTATCAGGAAAATTAAAAGCATAA
- the sucD gene encoding succinate--CoA ligase subunit alpha, translating into MSVLVNKDSKIIVQGFTGSEGTFHAGQMIDYGTNVVGGVTPGKGGQEHLGKPVFNTVADAVDKASADTSIIFVPPAFAADAIMEAADAGIKVIICITEGIPTADMVKVKAYLENKACTLIGPNCPGVITPDEAKVGIMPGFIFKKGRVGIVSKSGTLTYEAADQVVKQGYGITTAIGIGGDPIIGTTTKEAVELLMNDDETEAIVMIGEIGGQLEADAAKWIKADGNRKPVVGFIAGQTAPAGRTMGHAGAIVGGEDDTAQAKMKILAENGIYVVESPAKIGEMIAKVLK; encoded by the coding sequence ATGAGCGTTTTAGTAAATAAAGATTCAAAAATTATAGTACAAGGTTTTACGGGTAGCGAAGGAACTTTTCACGCTGGTCAAATGATCGATTACGGAACAAACGTAGTTGGTGGAGTTACTCCAGGAAAAGGTGGTCAAGAGCACTTAGGAAAACCTGTTTTTAATACTGTTGCAGATGCTGTGGATAAAGCATCAGCAGATACTTCAATTATTTTTGTACCGCCAGCTTTTGCTGCGGATGCAATTATGGAAGCTGCAGATGCAGGAATCAAAGTAATTATTTGTATTACAGAAGGAATTCCTACTGCAGATATGGTAAAAGTAAAAGCATATTTAGAAAATAAAGCATGTACATTAATTGGCCCAAACTGTCCAGGAGTTATTACTCCAGATGAAGCTAAAGTTGGTATTATGCCAGGTTTTATCTTTAAAAAAGGAAGAGTAGGTATTGTTTCTAAATCTGGAACATTAACCTATGAAGCAGCGGATCAAGTGGTGAAACAAGGATACGGAATTACCACTGCAATTGGAATTGGTGGAGATCCAATTATTGGAACAACAACCAAAGAAGCTGTTGAATTATTAATGAATGATGATGAAACAGAAGCAATTGTAATGATTGGTGAAATTGGTGGTCAATTAGAAGCAGATGCTGCAAAATGGATTAAAGCCGATGGAAATAGAAAACCTGTTGTAGGTTTCATTGCTGGACAAACTGCTCCTGCTGGAAGAACAATGGGACATGCTGGTGCAATTGTTGGTGGAGAAGATGATACGGCACAAGCAAAAATGAAAATTTTAGCTGAAAACGGAATTTACGTTGTTGAATCTCCTGCAAAAATTGGAGAAATGATTGCTAAAGTGTTGAAATAA
- a CDS encoding UDP-3-O-(3-hydroxymyristoyl)glucosamine N-acyltransferase has protein sequence MKFNKPQTLQQIASLLKVAFVGDKNFEILGINEIHVVEKGDIVFVDHPKYYDKALKSAATTILINKKVDCPEGKALLISEDPFRDFNTITKYFNPFIASKVSISESAIIGKNTVVQPNVFIGNNVQIGKNCVIHPNVAIYDNCVIGNHVTIHANTVLGADAFYYKNRETGFDKLISGGRVVIEDDVDLGASCTIDKGVTGDTTIKKGTKIDNQVHVGHDTVIGKKCLIASQTGIAGCVIIEDEVTIWGQVGTNSGITIGKGAIILGQTGVTKSVEGGKSYFGTPISESREKLKEMAGIKQFLKEQKNK, from the coding sequence ATGAAATTCAATAAACCGCAAACTTTACAACAAATAGCTTCACTTTTAAAAGTTGCTTTTGTGGGCGATAAAAATTTTGAAATTCTTGGAATTAATGAAATTCACGTTGTAGAAAAAGGGGATATTGTTTTTGTAGATCATCCAAAATATTATGATAAAGCATTAAAATCTGCTGCAACTACAATTTTAATCAATAAAAAAGTAGATTGCCCAGAAGGAAAAGCACTCTTAATTTCTGAGGATCCTTTTCGAGATTTTAATACAATTACGAAATATTTTAATCCGTTTATTGCATCAAAAGTTAGCATTTCTGAATCGGCGATAATTGGAAAAAATACGGTAGTTCAACCGAATGTTTTTATTGGTAACAATGTGCAAATCGGCAAGAATTGTGTCATTCACCCCAACGTTGCAATTTATGATAATTGCGTTATTGGAAACCATGTAACTATTCATGCAAACACCGTTTTAGGCGCGGATGCTTTTTATTATAAAAATAGAGAAACAGGTTTTGATAAATTAATTTCTGGTGGTAGAGTTGTTATCGAAGACGATGTAGATTTAGGCGCATCTTGCACAATTGATAAAGGAGTTACTGGTGATACAACAATTAAAAAAGGAACTAAAATTGACAATCAAGTTCATGTTGGACACGATACTGTAATTGGTAAAAAATGTTTGATCGCTTCGCAAACCGGAATTGCAGGTTGCGTTATTATTGAAGATGAAGTTACTATTTGGGGACAAGTTGGTACTAATAGCGGAATTACAATTGGAAAAGGAGCAATAATTCTTGGACAAACAGGCGTTACAAAATCAGTTGAAGGAGGAAAGAGTTATTTTGGAACTCCCATTTCAGAATCTAGAGAAAAACTGAAAGAAATGGCTGGAATTAAACAATTTTTAAAAGAACAAAAAAACAAATAA
- the efp gene encoding elongation factor P, with the protein MATTSDIRNGLCIRYNNDIYKIIEFLHVKPGKGPAFVRTKLKSVTNGKTLDNTFPAGRKIDDVRVETHKFQFLYHDGEFYHFMNEQDYSQIRLLEAALDNPGLMKEGEIVTIIINSEDNMPLSVEMPASVILEVKHTEPGVKGNTATNATKPATVETGATVNVPLFINEGDKIKIETTKGSYQERIKE; encoded by the coding sequence ATGGCAACAACATCAGATATTAGAAACGGATTGTGTATTAGATACAATAATGATATTTATAAAATAATTGAATTTTTACATGTAAAACCAGGAAAAGGACCAGCGTTTGTAAGAACAAAGTTAAAAAGTGTCACCAACGGAAAAACACTTGATAATACATTTCCTGCTGGAAGAAAAATAGACGACGTTCGTGTAGAAACACATAAATTTCAGTTTTTATATCACGATGGCGAGTTTTATCATTTTATGAATGAACAAGATTATTCTCAAATTCGTTTGTTAGAAGCAGCGTTAGATAATCCTGGGTTAATGAAAGAAGGAGAGATCGTTACGATTATTATCAACTCAGAAGATAATATGCCACTTTCTGTAGAAATGCCTGCAAGTGTAATTTTAGAAGTAAAACATACAGAACCTGGAGTTAAAGGAAATACTGCAACCAATGCTACAAAACCTGCGACTGTAGAAACGGGAGCAACTGTAAATGTGCCATTATTTATCAATGAAGGAGATAAAATTAAGATAGAAACGACTAAAGGGTCTTATCAAGAACGTATCAAGGAATAA
- the lpxA gene encoding acyl-ACP--UDP-N-acetylglucosamine O-acyltransferase yields MNQPLAYIHPQAKIARNVVVEPFTTINNDVEIGSGTWIGSNVTIMEGARIGKNCRIFPGAVISAIPQDLKFEGEDSLTVIGDNTTIRECVTINRGTNDRGKTVVGDNCLIMAAAHIAHDCVVGNNSIIVNGVLLGGHVVVGEYAVLGGLSAIHQFIQIGDHAMVSGGSLVRKDVPPYTKAAKEPLSYVGINSVGLRRRGFPSSKIKEIQDIYRILYQKNYNTTQAIEIIEAEMEATPERDEIMLFIRNSQRGIMKGYTAG; encoded by the coding sequence ATGAATCAACCATTAGCATACATACATCCTCAAGCAAAAATTGCAAGAAATGTAGTTGTAGAACCTTTTACAACAATTAATAATGATGTAGAAATTGGCTCAGGAACTTGGATTGGATCTAATGTAACCATCATGGAAGGAGCTAGAATCGGTAAAAATTGTAGAATTTTTCCTGGAGCTGTTATTTCTGCAATTCCGCAAGATTTAAAATTTGAAGGAGAAGATTCTCTTACTGTAATTGGAGACAATACTACGATTAGAGAATGTGTTACTATTAATAGAGGAACAAATGATAGAGGAAAAACTGTTGTTGGAGATAATTGTTTAATTATGGCTGCGGCACATATTGCACATGATTGTGTTGTTGGAAATAACTCGATTATTGTAAATGGTGTTTTATTGGGCGGACATGTTGTTGTTGGAGAATATGCAGTTTTAGGCGGTTTATCAGCAATACATCAATTTATTCAAATTGGAGATCATGCAATGGTTTCTGGTGGTTCATTGGTTAGAAAAGATGTTCCTCCATATACAAAAGCAGCAAAAGAGCCTTTGTCTTACGTTGGAATTAATTCTGTTGGATTAAGAAGAAGAGGTTTTCCTTCATCAAAAATAAAAGAAATTCAAGATATTTATAGAATCTTATATCAAAAAAATTACAATACCACGCAAGCTATCGAAATTATTGAAGCTGAAATGGAGGCGACACCAGAAAGAGATGAAATAATGCTGTTTATTCGTAATTCTCAAAGAGGAATTATGAAAGGATATACAGCAGGATAA
- a CDS encoding bifunctional UDP-3-O-[3-hydroxymyristoyl] N-acetylglucosamine deacetylase/3-hydroxyacyl-ACP dehydratase — MSNKQQTIKREVSLSGVGLHTGNTVNMTFKPAPIDHGYAFTRVDLEGQPIIAAKAEYVVNTQRGTNLEKNGVQIQTSEHVLAAAVGLGIDNLLIEIDASEPPIMDGSSKFFIEALEKAGIQEQDAAIKEYIVKDIISYRDEVTGSEIILMPSDKYEVTTMVDFGTKILGTQNATLQNISDFKEEIAAARTFSFLHEIEMLLENDLIKGGDLNNAIVYVDKELSEATMGRLKKAFKKEDIAVQSNGILDNLNLHWANEAARHKLLDVIGDLALTGIRIRGKVIANKPGHLVNTQFAKKLSKIIKMEKRNNVPQVDLNQPPLMDIHQIMDILPHRPPFLLIDRIIELSDKHVIGMKNVTMNENFFVGHFPGAPVMPGVLQVEAMAQCGGVLVLSTVPDPENYLTYFMKMDNVKFKQKVLPGDTLIFKAELISPIRRGICHMQAYGYANGKLVVEAELMAQIIKK; from the coding sequence ATGAGTAATAAACAACAAACAATAAAAAGAGAAGTCAGTCTTTCTGGTGTAGGGTTACATACGGGAAACACTGTAAATATGACTTTTAAACCTGCACCAATAGATCATGGTTATGCTTTTACGCGTGTCGATTTAGAAGGTCAACCAATAATTGCAGCTAAAGCAGAATATGTAGTAAATACGCAAAGAGGTACAAACCTCGAAAAAAATGGTGTTCAGATTCAAACTTCAGAACACGTATTAGCCGCTGCAGTTGGTTTAGGAATCGATAATTTATTAATTGAAATTGATGCTTCAGAACCACCAATTATGGATGGTTCTTCAAAGTTTTTTATAGAAGCTTTAGAAAAAGCAGGAATACAAGAACAAGATGCTGCAATTAAAGAATACATTGTAAAAGACATTATTTCTTATAGAGATGAAGTTACTGGAAGCGAAATTATTTTAATGCCTTCAGATAAATACGAAGTTACAACTATGGTAGATTTTGGTACTAAAATTTTAGGGACTCAAAATGCCACATTACAAAATATTTCAGACTTTAAAGAAGAAATTGCAGCAGCGAGAACATTCAGTTTTTTACATGAAATTGAAATGTTGTTGGAAAATGATTTGATTAAAGGGGGCGATTTAAATAATGCTATTGTGTATGTAGATAAAGAATTATCTGAAGCAACAATGGGTAGATTAAAGAAAGCGTTTAAAAAAGAAGATATTGCTGTACAATCAAACGGTATTTTAGATAATTTAAACTTGCATTGGGCAAATGAAGCAGCAAGGCATAAGTTATTAGATGTAATTGGAGACTTGGCGTTAACCGGAATTCGAATTAGAGGAAAAGTGATTGCAAACAAACCGGGGCATTTAGTAAACACACAATTTGCTAAAAAACTGTCTAAGATTATTAAAATGGAGAAACGAAATAACGTTCCTCAGGTTGATTTAAATCAACCACCACTAATGGATATTCATCAAATAATGGATATTCTTCCGCACAGACCACCTTTTTTATTGATTGATAGAATTATAGAACTTTCTGACAAACACGTTATCGGAATGAAAAATGTGACAATGAATGAGAATTTCTTTGTTGGACATTTCCCTGGAGCACCAGTAATGCCAGGAGTTTTGCAAGTAGAAGCAATGGCGCAATGTGGTGGAGTTTTGGTGTTAAGCACGGTTCCAGATCCAGAAAATTATTTGACATATTTCATGAAAATGGACAATGTAAAGTTCAAACAAAAAGTGTTGCCTGGAGATACATTAATATTTAAAGCTGAATTAATTTCGCCGATAAGAAGAGGTATTTGTCATATGCAAGCCTATGGGTATGCAAACGGAAAGTTAGTGGTAGAAGCAGAGTTAATGGCACAAATAATAAAAAAATAA
- the lpxD gene encoding UDP-3-O-(3-hydroxymyristoyl)glucosamine N-acyltransferase — protein sequence MNFTAQQIAEILEGDIVGNPNVEVSKLSKIEEGETGSLTFLSNPKYNPYLYTTKASIAIVNKSFTPEKEIETTLIKVEDAYAAFSKVLEFYNEVKNNKTGREQPHFISSTALIGTNEYIGAFAYIGEHVTIGENVKIYPNVYVGDNVVIGNNCTLFSGVKIYSETQIGNNCVLHSGVILGSDGFGFAPNKEGTYSKVPQTGNVIIEDYVDIGSATTIDRATLGATIIRKGVKLDNQIQIAHNVEVGENTVIAAQTGVSGSTKIGKNCMIGGQVGVAGHIKIGDNVKIGAQSGVTKSVKENQVINGTPAFGFSDFNKSYVYFKKLPELVKTINNLEKKYKTQSE from the coding sequence ATGAATTTTACAGCGCAACAAATAGCGGAAATTTTAGAAGGAGACATCGTTGGGAACCCAAATGTTGAAGTCTCTAAGCTATCTAAAATTGAAGAAGGAGAAACAGGAAGTCTTACTTTCTTGTCCAATCCAAAATACAATCCATATTTATATACAACAAAAGCATCAATAGCAATTGTTAATAAAAGTTTTACTCCAGAAAAGGAAATAGAAACTACATTGATAAAAGTAGAAGATGCGTATGCCGCTTTTTCTAAAGTATTGGAATTTTACAATGAAGTAAAAAATAATAAAACAGGTAGAGAACAACCTCATTTTATTTCATCAACAGCATTAATAGGCACTAATGAATATATTGGCGCTTTTGCGTATATAGGAGAACATGTTACGATTGGAGAAAATGTAAAAATTTATCCAAATGTATATGTAGGTGATAATGTTGTTATCGGAAACAATTGTACACTTTTTTCTGGTGTAAAAATATATTCTGAAACTCAGATTGGCAACAATTGTGTATTGCATTCTGGAGTAATATTAGGTTCTGATGGATTTGGTTTTGCACCAAATAAAGAAGGTACATATAGTAAAGTTCCACAAACCGGAAATGTTATTATAGAAGATTATGTTGATATTGGCTCTGCTACCACAATTGATAGAGCAACTTTAGGTGCTACAATCATAAGAAAAGGAGTGAAATTAGACAATCAAATTCAGATTGCGCATAATGTAGAAGTGGGAGAAAACACCGTTATTGCTGCTCAAACAGGAGTATCAGGTTCTACCAAAATAGGAAAAAATTGCATGATTGGCGGACAAGTTGGTGTTGCTGGACATATTAAGATTGGAGATAACGTAAAAATTGGTGCACAATCAGGAGTTACAAAAAGTGTGAAAGAGAATCAAGTTATTAATGGTACACCAGCATTTGGTTTTTCTGATTTTAACAAATCGTATGTATATTTTAAAAAATTACCAGAATTGGTAAAAACAATAAATAATTTAGAAAAAAAATATAAAACTCAAAGTGAATAA
- a CDS encoding HD domain-containing protein produces MKTSKTNKLKILNDPIYGFITIPNSLIFDIIEHPYFQRLRRVTQMGFSNLVYPGANHTRFHHAIGCMHLMQKAVRVLRFKEIEISEDEANALYIAILLHDIGHGAFSHALENSIVNGISHEEISLKFMKKLNEEFGGKLNLAIEIFEGKYERGFFNQLISSQLDIDRLDYLKRDSFYTGVTEGNISSDRLIAMMNIFDNELVIEKKGIYSVENFLIARRLMYWQVYLHKTGLVAENMLVKILQRAKELATQNVALPATKTMQYFLYNQITKENFTDETLIIFSKLDDYDVLSAIKEWTNHSDTILSELSNMIMNRNLLKINIQDQEFTKEEVAKQVKKLISKFDIEPEFAHYFVFEGTVSNQAYNTSNPIKILSKNGKTVDIATASDQLNLQALTKPVEKFYLCYPKKM; encoded by the coding sequence TTGAAAACTTCAAAAACCAACAAACTCAAAATATTGAACGACCCAATTTACGGTTTTATTACAATTCCGAATAGTTTAATTTTTGATATTATAGAACATCCTTACTTTCAGCGTTTAAGACGTGTAACTCAAATGGGATTTTCTAATTTAGTGTATCCAGGCGCAAATCACACACGCTTTCATCACGCAATTGGTTGTATGCATTTAATGCAAAAAGCAGTAAGAGTTTTACGTTTTAAAGAAATAGAAATTTCTGAGGATGAAGCCAATGCGTTGTACATCGCAATTTTGTTGCACGATATTGGTCACGGAGCTTTTTCGCACGCGTTAGAAAACAGTATTGTAAACGGAATTTCTCATGAAGAGATTTCGTTAAAATTCATGAAAAAACTCAACGAAGAATTTGGCGGAAAATTAAATTTGGCAATCGAAATTTTTGAAGGAAAGTACGAAAGAGGTTTTTTTAATCAATTAATATCAAGTCAATTAGACATTGATAGATTGGATTATTTAAAAAGAGATAGTTTTTATACTGGTGTTACGGAAGGGAATATTAGTTCTGATCGGTTAATTGCCATGATGAATATTTTTGATAACGAATTGGTGATTGAAAAAAAAGGAATTTACTCTGTAGAAAACTTTTTAATTGCGCGCCGATTGATGTATTGGCAAGTATATTTGCACAAAACAGGATTGGTTGCAGAAAACATGTTGGTTAAAATTTTACAGCGCGCTAAAGAGTTAGCAACGCAAAATGTTGCATTACCAGCAACAAAAACAATGCAGTATTTTTTATACAATCAAATTACCAAAGAAAATTTTACAGACGAAACCTTAATCATTTTTTCTAAGTTGGATGATTACGATGTGTTGTCTGCCATTAAAGAATGGACAAATCATTCTGACACAATTTTATCCGAATTGTCTAACATGATTATGAATCGTAATTTGTTAAAAATCAATATTCAAGATCAAGAATTTACAAAAGAAGAAGTAGCAAAACAAGTCAAAAAATTAATTTCAAAATTTGATATTGAACCTGAATTTGCACATTATTTTGTTTTTGAAGGAACGGTAAGTAATCAAGCATACAACACAAGTAATCCAATAAAAATACTCTCTAAAAATGGTAAAACTGTTGATATTGCTACGGCTTCTGATCAATTAAATTTACAAGCACTTACAAAACCGGTAGAAAAGTTTTACTTGTGTTATCCAAAGAAAATGTAA